The Mycolicibacterium aichiense region GTCGCCACCATCATCGAGAGGGTTTAAGGAAAAGTCATGGCAGAGAACACGATTGCGTGGGATAAGGATGCCGACGGCATCGTCACGCTGACGATGGACGACCCGACCGGTTCGGCCAACGTGATGAACGAGCACTACAAAGAGTCCATGCACAAGGCCGTAGAACGCCTTGTCGCAGAAAAGGATTCGGTCACCGGTGTGGTGATCACCAGCGGCAAGAAGACCTTCTTCGCCGGTGGTGACCTCAAGAGCATGATCACCGCCGGTCCGGAGAACGCCGGTGAGATCTTCGCCGAGGTCGAGGACATCAAGCGCGACCTGCGCGCCCTGGAGACCCTGGGCAAGCCGGTCGTCGCGGCGATCAACGGCGCCGCCCTCGGCGGTGGCCTGGAGATCGCGCTGGCCTGTCACCACCGCATCGTCGCCGACGTGAAGGGTGTTCAGATCGGCCTGCCCGAGGTCACCCTCGGTCTGCTGCCCGGCGGCGGCGGCGTCACCCGCGTGACGCGCATGCTCGGTATCCAGAACGGCTTCGTCAACGTGCTGAGCCAGGGCACCCGGTTCAAGCCGGCCGCCGCCAAGGACAACGGGCTGGTCGACGAACTCGTGTCCAGCGTCGAGGAATTGGTGCCCGCCGCCAAGGAGTGGATCAAGGCCAACCCCGAGTCGCACACCCAGCCGTGGGATGCCAAGGGCTACAAGATGCCCGGGGGCACCCCGGCCAGCCCGTCGTTGGCGGCGATCCTGCCGTCGTTCCCGTCGCTGCTGCGCAAGCAGCTCAAGGGCGCGCCGATGCCGGCACCGCGGGCCATCCTGGCCGCCGCCGTCGAGGGCGCGCAGGTGGACTTCGACACCGCCAGCCGCATCGAGAGCCGCTACTTCACCGAGCTGGTCACCGGGCCGATCGCCAAGAACATGATCCAGGCGTTCTTCTTCGACCTGCAGGCCATCAACTCCGGTGGATCGCGGCCCGAGGGCATCGGCAAGACCCCGATCACCAAGATTGGCGTGCTCGGTGCGGGCATGATGGGCGCCGGTATCGCCTACGTGTCGGCCAAGGCCGGCTTCGACGTGGTCCTCAAGGACGTCACCCTCGAAGCGGCCCAGAAGGGCAAGGGCTACTCCGAGAAGTTGGAGGCCAAGGCCCTCGAGCGGGGCAAGACCACGAAGGAACGCTCCGACGCCCTGCTGGGCCGGATCACCCCGACGGCCGACGCCGCCGACTTCAAGGGCGTCGACTTCGTCATCGAGGCGGTCTTCGAGTCGGTCGAGCTGAAGCACAAGGTGTTCGCCGAGATCGAGGACATCGTCGAGCCCAACGCGTTGCTGGGCTCGAATACCTCGACGCTGCCGATCACCGAACTCGCGACCGGCGTGAAGCGCCAGGACGACTTCATCGGCATTCACTTCTTCTCTCCGGTCGACAAGATGCCGCTGGTGGAGATCATCAAGGGCGAGAAGACGTCCGACGAGGCGCTGGCTCGGGTGTTCGACTACACGCTGGCCATCGGGAAGACCCCGATCGTGGTCAACGACAGCCGCGGCTTCTACACCAGCCGGGTCATCGGCACCTTCGTCAACGAAGCGCTGGCGATGCTCGGCGAGGGTGTCGAGCCGGCGTCGATCGAGCACGCAGGCACCCAGGCCGGCTACCCGGCCCCGCCGCTGCAGCTGTCCGACGAGCTCAACCTCGAGCTGATGCACAAGATCGCCCTGGCCACCCGCAAGGGTGTCGAAGAGGCCGGTGGCACCTATGAGCCGC contains the following coding sequences:
- a CDS encoding 3-hydroxyacyl-CoA dehydrogenase NAD-binding domain-containing protein; translated protein: MAENTIAWDKDADGIVTLTMDDPTGSANVMNEHYKESMHKAVERLVAEKDSVTGVVITSGKKTFFAGGDLKSMITAGPENAGEIFAEVEDIKRDLRALETLGKPVVAAINGAALGGGLEIALACHHRIVADVKGVQIGLPEVTLGLLPGGGGVTRVTRMLGIQNGFVNVLSQGTRFKPAAAKDNGLVDELVSSVEELVPAAKEWIKANPESHTQPWDAKGYKMPGGTPASPSLAAILPSFPSLLRKQLKGAPMPAPRAILAAAVEGAQVDFDTASRIESRYFTELVTGPIAKNMIQAFFFDLQAINSGGSRPEGIGKTPITKIGVLGAGMMGAGIAYVSAKAGFDVVLKDVTLEAAQKGKGYSEKLEAKALERGKTTKERSDALLGRITPTADAADFKGVDFVIEAVFESVELKHKVFAEIEDIVEPNALLGSNTSTLPITELATGVKRQDDFIGIHFFSPVDKMPLVEIIKGEKTSDEALARVFDYTLAIGKTPIVVNDSRGFYTSRVIGTFVNEALAMLGEGVEPASIEHAGTQAGYPAPPLQLSDELNLELMHKIALATRKGVEEAGGTYEPHPAEAVVEKMIELGRPSRLSGAGFYEYVDGKRTQLWPGLRETFSSGTSTPPLQDMIDRMLFAEALETQKCFDEGVITTTADANIGSIMGIGFPPWTGGAAQLIVGYPHGGKAGFVARAKELAEKYGERFNPPASLL